In the Musa acuminata AAA Group cultivar baxijiao unplaced genomic scaffold, Cavendish_Baxijiao_AAA HiC_scaffold_208, whole genome shotgun sequence genome, one interval contains:
- the LOC135656939 gene encoding photosystem II D2 protein-like: MGVAGVLGAALLCAIHGATVENTLFEDGDGANTFRAFNPTQAEETYSMVTANRFWSQIFGVAFSNKRWLHFFMLFVPVTGLWMSAIGVVGLALNLRAYDFVSQEIRAAEDPEFETFYTKNILLNEGIRAWMAAQDQPHENLIFPEEVLPRGNAL, translated from the coding sequence ATGGGAGTTGCCGGAGTATTAGGCGCTGCTCTGCTATGCGCTATTCATGGTGCTACCGTAGAAAATACTTTATTCGAAGATGGTGACGGTGCAAATACATTTCGTGCTTTTAACCCAACTCAAGCCGAAGAGACTTATTCAATGGTCACTGCTAACCGTTTTTGGTCCCAAATCTTTGGGGTTGCTTTTTCCAATAAACGTTGGTTACATTTCTTTATGCTATTTGTACCCGTAACTGGTTTATGGATGAGTGCTATTGGGGTAGTCGGTCTGGCTCTGAATCTACGTGCCTATGACTTCGTTTCCCAAGAAATCCGTGCAGCGGAAGATCCTGAATTTGAGACTTTCTACAccaaaaatattctcttaaacgaaGGTATTCGTGCTTGGATGGCGGCTCAGGATCAGCCTCATGAAAACCTTATATTCCCTGAGGAGGTTCTACCACGTGGAAACGCTCTTTAA